A single region of the Pseudomonas mandelii genome encodes:
- a CDS encoding GlsB/YeaQ/YmgE family stress response membrane protein: protein MGIIGTIFIGLIVGLLARFLKPGDDSMGWIMTILLGIGGSLAATYGGQALGIYHAGEGAGFIGALVGAVVLLVIYGLIRKN, encoded by the coding sequence ATGGGAATTATCGGAACCATCTTTATCGGCTTGATCGTCGGCCTGCTGGCTCGGTTCCTGAAACCGGGTGATGACAGCATGGGCTGGATCATGACCATCCTGCTCGGTATCGGCGGTTCGCTGGCGGCCACTTATGGCGGCCAGGCTCTGGGCATCTATCACGCAGGCGAAGGTGCAGGCTTCATCGGTGCGCTGGTCGGTGCGGTGGTGCTGCTGGTGATCTACGGTTTGATCAGAAAGAACTGA
- a CDS encoding DUF3299 domain-containing protein, whose product MRRFLLTILLLGTGLAHAGELPETDWLELMPKSDQKALEAMPEIDHNSPEGDGTFTEKGGMKQSKGLPAVMYSTKTVPSMNDKNIRIGGYPVPLESDAKGRSTLFFLVPYPGACIHVPPPPPNQLVLVRYPKGLKLDDIYTPLWVTGTLKVEKVNNDLADAAYALDAAKVRVVQESDL is encoded by the coding sequence ATGCGCCGTTTTCTGCTGACTATTCTTTTACTGGGTACGGGCCTTGCCCATGCCGGCGAACTGCCGGAAACCGACTGGCTCGAACTGATGCCCAAGTCGGACCAGAAAGCCCTCGAGGCCATGCCCGAAATCGACCACAACTCCCCCGAAGGCGATGGCACCTTTACTGAAAAAGGTGGCATGAAGCAGAGCAAGGGCTTGCCGGCGGTGATGTATTCGACCAAAACCGTGCCGTCGATGAACGACAAGAACATCCGCATCGGCGGTTATCCGGTACCGCTGGAGTCCGACGCCAAGGGCCGCAGCACGCTGTTCTTCCTTGTCCCGTACCCGGGCGCCTGCATCCACGTGCCGCCACCGCCACCTAACCAATTGGTGTTGGTGCGTTATCCGAAGGGTTTGAAGCTGGACGATATCTACACACCGCTGTGGGTGACCGGCACGCTGAAGGTCGAGAAGGTCAACAATGATTTGGCTGACGCGGCGTATGCGCTGGATGCGGCGAAGGTGCGGGTGGTGCAGGAGTCGGATTTGTAA
- a CDS encoding D-hexose-6-phosphate mutarotase → MSTPNVEAVKLDELNCWRIRHGQAELLVAQQGAHILSYQLAGQPPLIWLNDEAVFKTGKSIRAGVPVCWPWFGNFKRNPQSVQAMRVSNEPPTAHGFVRAMDWELGGIETEGESLKVEFVLPYPEGGFPGWPHQVDLKLSIRLDEQLHISLTSHNQGTDTVTISQALHSYFAVSDVRTVHVEGLDGLSYIETLDDWKTVTQTGDLRFTGETDRIYLDTPAKLSIVDPAWKRRIELTSSGSRSAVIWNPWIERAVAFSDMADDGWQKMLCIETANVMDDVVTLKPGATHTLEVSIASNLL, encoded by the coding sequence ATGAGCACGCCCAACGTTGAAGCCGTGAAACTGGATGAACTGAACTGCTGGCGCATCCGCCACGGTCAGGCCGAATTGCTGGTTGCGCAGCAAGGCGCGCACATCCTCAGTTATCAATTGGCCGGCCAACCGCCGCTGATCTGGCTTAACGATGAGGCCGTGTTCAAGACTGGCAAGAGCATCCGCGCCGGCGTGCCGGTGTGCTGGCCGTGGTTCGGCAATTTCAAGCGCAACCCGCAAAGCGTCCAGGCGATGCGCGTCAGCAACGAACCGCCGACTGCCCACGGTTTTGTCCGGGCGATGGATTGGGAATTGGGCGGCATAGAAACCGAGGGTGAGAGCCTGAAGGTGGAATTCGTCCTGCCCTACCCCGAAGGCGGCTTTCCAGGCTGGCCACATCAGGTGGATCTGAAGTTGAGCATCCGTCTGGATGAGCAACTGCACATCAGCTTGACCAGCCACAATCAGGGCACCGATACCGTCACCATCAGCCAGGCGTTGCACAGTTACTTCGCTGTCAGTGATGTGCGCACGGTGCATGTCGAAGGGCTGGATGGCTTGAGCTATATCGAAACGCTGGACGACTGGAAAACCGTGACCCAGACCGGCGATCTGCGCTTTACCGGCGAAACCGACCGTATCTACCTCGATACCCCGGCGAAGCTGAGCATTGTCGACCCGGCCTGGAAACGGCGCATTGAGCTGACCAGCAGTGGTTCGCGCTCGGCGGTGATCTGGAACCCGTGGATCGAACGCGCGGTGGCGTTCAGCGACATGGCCGACGATGGCTGGCAGAAGATGCTGTGCATCGAGACGGCGAATGTGATGGATGATGTGGTGACGCTGAAACCCGGCGCCACCCACACTCTCGAAGTCAGCATCGCCAGCAACCTTTTATAA
- a CDS encoding acyl-CoA thioesterase yields MIELEQEDPIPQGDLALQITALPRETNGFGDIFGGWLVAQMDLAGTAMASKVAGGRVATVAIDRMAFLVPVAVGAQLSFYTQALEIGRSSIQMMVEVWSDDPLSSEWRKVTEAVFVFVAIDGSGRTRSVPPRAR; encoded by the coding sequence ATGATAGAGCTCGAACAAGAAGATCCAATTCCGCAAGGCGACCTTGCCCTGCAAATCACCGCGCTTCCGCGTGAAACCAACGGCTTTGGCGATATTTTCGGCGGCTGGCTGGTGGCACAGATGGATTTGGCCGGCACCGCAATGGCCAGCAAAGTTGCGGGTGGGCGCGTAGCAACCGTGGCGATTGATCGCATGGCGTTCCTGGTCCCGGTGGCGGTGGGCGCTCAGCTTTCCTTCTATACCCAGGCGCTGGAAATCGGCCGCAGCTCGATTCAGATGATGGTCGAAGTCTGGAGCGACGATCCGCTGTCCAGCGAGTGGCGTAAAGTGACTGAAGCCGTGTTTGTGTTTGTCGCGATTGATGGCAGCGGCCGTACTCGTTCGGTTCCTCCACGCGCGCGTTAA
- a CDS encoding MFS transporter → MTTAPSSIAQPTQPARPLTRSDYKTLSLSALGGALEFYDFIIFVFFATVVGKLFFPADMPEWLRLMQTFGIFAAGYLARPLGGIVMAHFGDLLGRKKMFTLSIFMMAVPTLIMGLLPTYAQIGMWAPILLLLMRVIQGAAIGGEVPGAWVFVSEHVPQRHIGYACGTLTSGLTAGILLGSLVATAINSIYTPLEVSDYAWRIPFLLGGVFGLFSVYLRRWLHETPVFAELQLRKALAEEVPLRAVLRDHRGAILISMLLTWLLSAGIIVVILMTPTVLQTVYHFSPTTALQANSLAIVFLSVGCVASGALADRFGAGRVFVFGSAALLISSWTFYHSLFNHPDWLFPMYALTGFLVGTIGAVPYVMVKAFPAVVRFSGLSFSYNLAYAIFGGLTPMVVTLLLKESPMGPAYYVAIICGVGILVGAYLWKKGR, encoded by the coding sequence ATGACCACAGCGCCCTCTAGCATCGCGCAGCCGACCCAGCCCGCACGCCCGTTAACCCGTAGCGACTACAAGACGTTATCGCTGTCTGCCTTGGGCGGTGCACTGGAGTTTTACGACTTCATCATCTTCGTGTTCTTCGCCACGGTGGTGGGCAAACTGTTCTTCCCGGCGGACATGCCCGAGTGGCTGCGCCTGATGCAGACGTTCGGCATTTTCGCCGCCGGCTACCTCGCTCGTCCGTTGGGCGGCATTGTGATGGCCCATTTCGGCGACCTGCTTGGCCGCAAAAAGATGTTCACCCTGAGCATTTTCATGATGGCGGTGCCGACCCTGATCATGGGTCTGCTGCCGACTTATGCGCAGATCGGCATGTGGGCGCCGATCCTGTTGCTGTTGATGCGGGTGATTCAAGGCGCGGCGATTGGCGGTGAAGTGCCGGGCGCGTGGGTATTCGTTTCCGAACACGTGCCGCAGCGACATATCGGTTATGCCTGCGGCACCCTGACGAGCGGTCTGACGGCTGGCATCCTCCTGGGTTCATTGGTCGCCACGGCGATCAACAGCATTTACACCCCGCTGGAAGTGTCCGATTACGCCTGGCGGATCCCGTTCCTGCTGGGTGGCGTGTTCGGTCTGTTCTCGGTCTACCTGCGCCGCTGGTTGCACGAGACCCCAGTGTTTGCCGAACTGCAACTGCGCAAGGCCCTGGCCGAAGAAGTGCCGCTGCGCGCGGTGCTGCGTGACCATCGCGGTGCGATCCTGATTTCCATGTTGCTGACCTGGCTGCTGTCCGCCGGCATCATCGTGGTCATTCTGATGACGCCGACCGTGCTGCAGACCGTTTACCACTTCTCGCCAACTACCGCGTTGCAGGCCAACAGCCTGGCGATCGTGTTCCTGAGTGTAGGTTGCGTGGCTTCCGGTGCCCTGGCTGACCGTTTCGGCGCTGGCCGAGTGTTTGTGTTTGGCAGCGCCGCGCTGTTGATCAGCTCGTGGACGTTCTATCACAGCCTGTTCAACCACCCGGACTGGCTGTTCCCGATGTACGCCTTGACCGGTTTCCTGGTCGGGACCATCGGTGCAGTGCCCTACGTGATGGTCAAAGCCTTTCCAGCGGTGGTGCGCTTCAGCGGGTTGTCGTTCTCCTACAACCTGGCCTATGCGATTTTCGGTGGTTTGACGCCGATGGTGGTGACGCTGCTGCTCAAGGAAAGCCCGATGGGACCTGCCTACTACGTGGCGATCATTTGCGGGGTCGGGATTCTGGTGGGTGCGTATCTTTGGAAGAAGGGTCGCTGA
- a CDS encoding phosphate ABC transporter substrate-binding protein PstS family protein, whose amino-acid sequence MKLKRLMAAMTFVAAGVATANAVAAVDPAIPSYTKTTGVSGNLSSVGSDTLANLMTLWAENYKKEYPNVNIQIQAAGSSTAPPALTEGTANLGPMSRKMKDNELQAFETKYGYKPTAIPVAVDALAVFVHKDNPIQHMTMEQVDAIFSSTRLCGAKTDVKTWGDLGVTGDLANKPVQLFGRNSVSGTYGYFKEEALCKGDYKPNVNEQPGSASVVQSISSSLNGVGYSGIGYKTASVKTVALAKKGSTEFIEDSEENALNGKYPLSRFLYVYVNKAPNKPLAPLEAEFVKLILSKQGQEVVVKDGYIPLPAKVAAKALADLGLQEGGNVAKK is encoded by the coding sequence ATGAAACTGAAGCGTTTGATGGCGGCAATGACTTTTGTCGCTGCTGGCGTTGCGACTGCCAACGCGGTTGCCGCTGTTGACCCTGCTATCCCGAGCTACACCAAGACCACTGGTGTGTCGGGCAACCTGTCCAGCGTCGGCTCCGATACCCTGGCCAACCTCATGACCCTGTGGGCTGAGAACTACAAAAAAGAATACCCGAACGTCAACATCCAGATTCAGGCTGCCGGTTCCTCTACCGCGCCACCTGCGCTGACTGAAGGCACCGCTAACCTGGGCCCGATGAGCCGCAAGATGAAGGACAACGAGCTGCAAGCCTTCGAAACCAAATACGGCTACAAGCCAACCGCTATCCCGGTTGCCGTGGACGCCCTGGCTGTCTTCGTACACAAAGACAACCCGATCCAGCACATGACCATGGAGCAAGTCGACGCGATCTTCTCCTCGACTCGTCTGTGCGGTGCTAAAACCGACGTGAAAACCTGGGGTGATCTGGGCGTGACGGGCGACCTGGCCAACAAGCCGGTTCAGCTGTTCGGTCGTAACTCGGTATCCGGCACCTACGGCTACTTCAAAGAAGAAGCCCTGTGCAAAGGCGACTACAAGCCAAACGTCAACGAACAACCAGGTTCGGCTTCGGTTGTGCAGTCGATCAGCTCCTCGCTGAACGGCGTGGGTTACTCGGGCATCGGCTACAAGACCGCTAGCGTGAAGACAGTGGCTCTTGCCAAGAAAGGCAGCACTGAGTTCATCGAAGACAGCGAAGAAAACGCCCTGAACGGCAAGTACCCACTGTCGCGTTTCCTCTACGTTTACGTCAACAAAGCCCCGAACAAGCCTCTGGCCCCGCTGGAAGCTGAGTTCGTGAAACTGATTCTGTCCAAACAGGGTCAGGAAGTTGTAGTGAAAGACGGTTACATCCCACTGCCGGCCAAGGTTGCTGCAAAAGCACTGGCTGACCTGGGTCTGCAAGAAGGCGGCAACGTAGCAAAAAAGTAA
- a CDS encoding ABC transporter permease subunit — protein sequence MQDAGKPLMISLEEQNQVAMRVSDKGQALFFDIDSGAELKRVDLPIPAGTTVTSIGEDQPGHPLVAVGLSNGQALVFRHTYKVSYPDGKKTISPAVEYPYGETPIALNEAGGALEHVSLNATDTTLMLVGSTGSQLNVLSLTSEENMMTGEVTNEQKRIELPQMTEPVKNIFVDPRQQWLYVINGRAQADVFSLRDKSLNGRYKLLENGDAEITASTQLVGGISLILGDSKGGLAQWFMARDPDGELRLKQIRTFQMGTTPIVEITAEERRKGFVALDASGKLGVFHSTAHRTLLVDQVVDGQGVFGLSPRANRVIVEAGGKIQPLLLDNPHPEVSWSALWSKVWYENYDEPKYVWQSTAANTDFEPKLSLSPLTFGTLKAAFYAMLLAAPLAVAAAIYTAYFMAPGMRRKVKPVIELMEAMPTVILGFFAGLFLAPYVEGHLPGIFSLLMLLPIGILVAGFVFSRLPESIRLKVPDGWESAILIPVILFVGWLSLYMSPYMETWFFGGDMRMWISHDLGITYDQRNALVVGLAMGFAVIPNIYSIAEDAVFSVPRGLTLGSLALGATPWQTMTRVVILTASPGIFSALMIGMGRAVGETMIVLMATGNTPVMEMNLFEGLRTLAANVAVEMPESEVGGSHYRVLFLSALVLLLFTFVMNTLAELIRQRLRKKYSSL from the coding sequence ATGCAAGACGCCGGCAAGCCGCTGATGATCTCCCTGGAAGAACAGAATCAGGTCGCCATGCGGGTTTCCGACAAAGGGCAGGCGCTGTTCTTCGATATCGACAGTGGCGCCGAACTCAAGCGCGTCGATCTGCCGATCCCGGCCGGCACCACCGTGACTTCCATCGGCGAAGACCAACCGGGCCATCCCTTGGTGGCTGTAGGTTTGTCCAATGGCCAGGCGCTGGTGTTCCGCCACACGTATAAGGTCAGCTACCCGGACGGCAAGAAAACCATCTCGCCAGCCGTCGAATACCCGTACGGCGAAACTCCGATTGCGCTGAACGAGGCGGGCGGTGCGCTTGAGCACGTCAGCCTCAACGCCACCGACACCACTCTGATGCTGGTTGGCTCCACCGGTTCGCAACTCAATGTGCTCTCGCTGACCAGCGAAGAAAACATGATGACCGGCGAAGTCACCAACGAGCAGAAGCGTATCGAGCTGCCGCAGATGACCGAGCCGGTGAAGAACATCTTTGTCGACCCGCGTCAGCAATGGCTGTACGTGATCAACGGTCGCGCCCAGGCCGACGTGTTCAGCCTGCGCGACAAGAGCCTCAACGGTCGCTACAAATTGCTGGAAAACGGTGACGCCGAAATCACTGCCAGTACTCAACTGGTGGGCGGTATCTCGCTGATCCTCGGCGACTCCAAAGGCGGCCTCGCCCAGTGGTTCATGGCCCGTGACCCGGATGGCGAGTTGCGCCTGAAGCAGATCCGCACTTTCCAGATGGGCACTACGCCGATCGTTGAAATCACCGCTGAAGAACGTCGCAAAGGCTTCGTGGCCCTCGACGCCTCCGGCAAGCTTGGCGTGTTCCACAGCACCGCCCACCGCACCTTGCTGGTGGACCAGGTGGTCGACGGCCAAGGTGTCTTCGGCCTGTCGCCACGGGCCAACCGTGTGATCGTCGAAGCGGGCGGCAAGATTCAGCCGCTGCTGCTCGACAACCCGCACCCGGAAGTGTCGTGGAGCGCGTTGTGGAGCAAGGTCTGGTACGAGAACTACGACGAGCCTAAATACGTCTGGCAATCGACCGCCGCCAACACCGACTTCGAACCCAAGCTCAGCCTGTCGCCGCTGACCTTCGGCACCCTGAAAGCCGCGTTCTACGCCATGCTGCTGGCCGCTCCTCTGGCCGTCGCTGCCGCGATCTACACCGCGTATTTCATGGCCCCGGGCATGCGCCGCAAGGTCAAGCCGGTGATCGAGCTGATGGAAGCGATGCCGACGGTGATCCTCGGCTTCTTCGCCGGCCTGTTCCTCGCGCCTTATGTGGAAGGGCATTTGCCGGGCATCTTCAGCCTGCTGATGCTCCTGCCGATCGGCATCCTGGTCGCCGGTTTCGTCTTCAGCCGCCTGCCTGAGTCCATCCGCCTGAAAGTGCCGGACGGCTGGGAAAGCGCGATCCTGATCCCGGTGATTCTGTTTGTGGGCTGGTTGTCGCTGTACATGAGCCCGTACATGGAAACCTGGTTCTTCGGCGGCGACATGCGCATGTGGATCTCCCACGACCTGGGCATTACCTACGACCAGCGCAACGCTCTGGTAGTCGGTCTGGCCATGGGCTTCGCGGTGATCCCGAACATTTACTCCATCGCCGAAGACGCCGTGTTCAGCGTGCCCCGCGGCCTGACCCTCGGTTCCCTGGCCCTCGGTGCGACGCCATGGCAGACCATGACCCGTGTGGTGATCCTCACCGCCAGCCCGGGCATCTTCTCGGCACTGATGATCGGCATGGGCCGTGCGGTCGGTGAAACCATGATCGTGCTGATGGCCACCGGTAACACCCCGGTCATGGAAATGAACCTGTTCGAAGGTCTGCGAACGCTGGCCGCCAACGTCGCGGTGGAAATGCCCGAGTCGGAAGTCGGCGGCAGCCACTATCGCGTGCTGTTCCTCTCGGCACTGGTGCTGCTGTTGTTCACCTTCGTCATGAACACCCTCGCGGAACTGATTCGTCAGCGTCTGCGCAAGAAATACTCGTCGCTTTAA
- the pstA gene encoding phosphate ABC transporter permease PstA, which yields MKQNSLKGWFKSGAPGVWISGGAVSIAVIMTIGLLAVIAVRGLGHFWPADLVHASYDVPGQANHLVIGEVVQKEEVPRERLKSAGLPVPDQGPEFMTRELIKVGNRDLNGNDFTWIVGEWLTNQKTPPELMAVERREWGNFYGYLVNVKQDGKVIAEGEAAWPELQARVDRVNKLAAQLKTLEKVDIGAINAGLERVRLHGRKLELAGQLDAAAQADMESERAELNARYQDIEARLNDLHAQFNRDSLTARDANGKEIEIGIGKVVRAYQPNAMGTFTKIGFYVSKVWEFLSDDPREANTEGGIFPAIFGTVMMTLIMAMIVTPFGVLAAVYLREYAKQNALTRIIRIAVNNLAGVPAIVYGVFGLGFFVYVLGGSVDRLFFPEALPAPTFGTPGLLWASLTLALLAVPVVIVATEEGLARIPRTVREGSLALGATKAETLWKIVLPMASPAMMTGMILAVARAAGEVAPLMLVGVVKLAPSLPLDGNYPYLHLDQKIMHLGFHIYDVGFQSPNVEAARPLVYATALLLVLVIATLNLSAVYIRNHLREKYKALDS from the coding sequence GTGAAACAGAACTCCCTGAAAGGATGGTTCAAGAGCGGCGCCCCAGGCGTCTGGATCAGCGGTGGCGCGGTGTCCATCGCGGTCATCATGACCATTGGCTTGCTGGCGGTGATTGCCGTGCGCGGTCTGGGCCACTTCTGGCCGGCAGACCTGGTGCACGCCAGTTATGACGTGCCGGGCCAGGCCAACCACCTCGTCATCGGCGAAGTGGTGCAGAAAGAAGAAGTGCCGCGCGAGCGCTTGAAAAGCGCTGGTCTGCCGGTGCCCGATCAGGGCCCGGAGTTCATGACCCGTGAGCTGATCAAGGTCGGCAACCGCGACCTGAACGGCAACGACTTCACCTGGATCGTCGGCGAGTGGCTGACCAACCAGAAGACGCCGCCGGAGCTGATGGCCGTCGAGCGTCGCGAGTGGGGCAACTTCTACGGCTACCTGGTCAACGTCAAGCAGGACGGCAAAGTCATTGCTGAGGGCGAAGCCGCATGGCCCGAGTTGCAGGCCCGTGTCGATCGCGTGAACAAGCTTGCAGCACAGCTCAAGACCCTGGAAAAAGTCGACATTGGCGCGATCAACGCCGGTCTGGAACGTGTGCGTCTGCACGGTCGCAAACTGGAACTGGCCGGCCAGCTCGACGCCGCCGCGCAAGCGGACATGGAATCCGAGCGCGCTGAGCTCAATGCTCGTTATCAGGACATCGAAGCCCGCCTGAATGACCTGCACGCCCAGTTCAACCGCGACAGCCTGACCGCCCGCGATGCCAACGGCAAAGAGATCGAGATCGGCATCGGCAAAGTGGTCCGCGCCTATCAGCCGAACGCCATGGGCACCTTCACCAAGATCGGCTTCTACGTCAGCAAGGTCTGGGAATTCCTCAGCGATGACCCGCGTGAAGCGAACACTGAGGGCGGGATCTTCCCGGCCATTTTCGGCACCGTCATGATGACCTTGATCATGGCGATGATCGTGACGCCGTTCGGCGTGTTGGCGGCGGTTTACCTGCGTGAATACGCCAAGCAGAACGCGTTGACCCGGATTATCCGCATCGCGGTGAACAACCTGGCGGGCGTTCCGGCGATTGTCTACGGCGTGTTCGGCCTGGGCTTCTTCGTCTACGTACTTGGCGGTTCGGTTGACCGGTTGTTCTTCCCGGAAGCGTTGCCGGCGCCGACCTTCGGTACACCGGGTTTGCTTTGGGCGTCCCTGACCCTGGCGCTGCTGGCGGTGCCGGTGGTGATCGTGGCCACGGAAGAAGGCCTGGCGCGGATTCCTCGCACCGTGCGTGAGGGCTCGTTGGCCCTCGGCGCGACCAAGGCTGAAACCTTGTGGAAGATCGTGCTGCCAATGGCCAGCCCGGCAATGATGACCGGCATGATCCTCGCCGTGGCGCGCGCCGCGGGTGAAGTGGCGCCGCTGATGCTGGTGGGTGTGGTGAAACTGGCACCGTCGCTGCCACTGGACGGCAACTACCCGTACCTCCACCTGGACCAGAAGATCATGCACTTGGGCTTCCATATCTATGACGTCGGCTTCCAAAGCCCGAACGTTGAGGCCGCGCGGCCGCTGGTGTACGCCACGGCGCTGCTGCTGGTGCTGGTGATCGCCACATTGAACCTGTCGGCCGTTTATATCCGTAACCATCTGCGCGAAAAATACAAAGCTCTAGACAGCTAA
- the pstB gene encoding phosphate ABC transporter ATP-binding protein PstB: MQHEAHTHGINMSALGRDKQSLSLEQETVAIEVPGLNLFYGDKQALYDVSLNIPKQRVTAFIGPSGCGKSTLLRTFNRMNDLVDGCRVEGEINLYGHNIYRKGEDVAELRRRVGMVFQKPNPFPKTIYENVVYGLRIQGINKKRVLDEAVEWALKGAALWDEVKDRLHESALGLSGGQQQRLVIARTIAVEPEVLLLDEPCSALDPISTLKVEELIYELKSKFTIVIVTHNMQQAARVSDYTAFMYMGKLVEFGDTDTLFTNPAKKQTEDYITGRYG, translated from the coding sequence ATGCAGCACGAAGCACATACCCACGGCATCAACATGTCTGCCCTGGGCCGCGACAAACAGAGCTTGAGCCTTGAACAGGAAACCGTGGCCATCGAAGTGCCGGGCCTGAACCTGTTCTACGGCGACAAACAAGCGCTGTACGACGTCAGCCTGAACATTCCGAAACAGCGTGTGACCGCCTTCATCGGCCCCTCCGGCTGCGGCAAGTCCACGCTACTGCGTACCTTCAACCGCATGAACGACCTGGTCGACGGTTGCCGCGTAGAAGGTGAAATCAACCTGTACGGCCACAACATCTACCGTAAGGGCGAAGACGTGGCCGAACTGCGTCGTCGCGTCGGCATGGTGTTCCAGAAGCCGAACCCGTTCCCGAAAACCATCTACGAAAACGTGGTGTACGGCCTGCGCATCCAAGGCATCAACAAAAAGCGCGTTCTCGACGAAGCGGTCGAGTGGGCGTTGAAAGGCGCGGCGCTGTGGGACGAAGTCAAAGACCGTCTGCATGAATCGGCACTCGGCCTGTCCGGTGGTCAGCAGCAACGTCTGGTCATCGCGCGCACCATCGCTGTAGAGCCGGAAGTGCTGCTGCTCGACGAACCATGCTCGGCACTCGACCCGATCTCCACGCTGAAAGTCGAAGAACTGATCTACGAATTGAAATCGAAATTCACCATTGTCATCGTGACCCACAACATGCAACAGGCCGCGCGGGTTTCCGACTACACGGCGTTCATGTACATGGGCAAACTGGTGGAATTCGGCGACACCGATACGCTGTTCACCAATCCGGCGAAGAAGCAGACCGAAGACTACATCACTGGTCGCTACGGCTAG
- the phoU gene encoding phosphate signaling complex protein PhoU — MISKEGLTHHISAQFNAELEEVRSHLLAMGGLVEKQVNDAVTALIEADSGLAQQVREIDDQINQMERNIDEECLRILARRQPAASDLRLIISISKSVIDLERIGDEATKIARRAIQLCEEGEAPRGYVEVRHIGDQVRNMVRDALDAFARFDADLALSVAQYDKIIDREYKTALRELATYMMEDPRSISRVLSIIWVLRSLERIGDHARNISELVIYLVRGTDVRHLGLKRMKEEVEGTSGETANVPGKADDK; from the coding sequence ATGATTAGTAAAGAAGGCCTTACCCATCACATCTCCGCGCAGTTCAACGCTGAGCTGGAGGAAGTTCGCAGCCACCTCCTGGCCATGGGCGGTCTGGTGGAAAAGCAGGTCAATGACGCGGTGACCGCGCTGATCGAGGCCGACTCCGGCCTGGCCCAGCAGGTTCGCGAGATCGACGACCAGATCAACCAGATGGAACGCAACATCGACGAAGAATGCCTGCGCATTCTGGCCCGTCGTCAGCCGGCCGCATCCGACTTGCGTCTGATCATCAGCATCTCCAAATCGGTGATCGACCTGGAGCGCATCGGTGACGAAGCGACCAAGATCGCCCGCCGCGCCATTCAGTTGTGCGAAGAAGGCGAGGCCCCGCGCGGCTACGTCGAGGTTCGCCACATCGGCGACCAGGTGCGCAACATGGTGCGTGACGCGCTGGACGCCTTTGCCCGCTTCGACGCCGACCTGGCGTTGTCGGTGGCCCAGTACGACAAGATCATCGACCGCGAATACAAGACCGCACTGCGTGAGCTGGCGACCTACATGATGGAAGACCCGCGCTCTATCTCGCGGGTCTTGAGCATTATCTGGGTGCTGCGTTCGCTGGAGCGGATCGGTGACCACGCGCGCAATATCTCGGAACTGGTGATTTACCTGGTGCGCGGTACGGACGTGCGTCACCTGGGCCTCAAGCGCATGAAAGAAGAAGTTGAAGGCACAAGTGGCGAAACCGCTAATGTTCCGGGCAAAGCTGACGATAAGTAA
- a CDS encoding response regulator translates to MSKISVLVVDDAAFIRDLVKKCLRNYFPGIRTEDAINGKKAQAMLAKEAFDLVLCDWEMPEMSGLELLTWCREQDNLKTMPFVMVTSRGDKENVVQAIQAGVSGYVSKPFTNEQLLTKVKQALNKVGKLDALMNGAPTKMNSAFGNDSLSALTGGKAAVVAPAATPVNPFAKPAAAAPTPAPAASRGLLNSPPVKAPGAASAPASGRGQGQLRLPSGIQQCVIKALSIKEALLVVKRTDTLPQVLDSAVLDLEQGDNAEVARLNGYLHAIVAFEPKPDSDWLQLTFRFVDQDAQKLDYISRLIARGTAQKHFVPGA, encoded by the coding sequence ATGAGCAAGATCAGTGTGTTGGTGGTGGACGATGCAGCGTTCATTCGTGACCTGGTAAAGAAGTGCCTGCGTAACTACTTCCCGGGTATCCGGACCGAAGATGCCATCAACGGCAAAAAAGCTCAGGCCATGCTGGCCAAGGAAGCGTTCGACCTGGTGCTGTGCGACTGGGAAATGCCGGAAATGTCTGGCCTGGAACTGCTGACCTGGTGCCGCGAGCAGGACAATCTCAAGACCATGCCCTTCGTGATGGTGACCAGCCGTGGCGATAAAGAGAACGTGGTCCAGGCGATTCAGGCCGGCGTTTCCGGCTACGTCAGCAAGCCCTTCACCAACGAACAACTGCTGACCAAGGTCAAGCAAGCGCTGAACAAGGTCGGCAAGCTCGACGCCTTGATGAACGGTGCGCCGACCAAAATGAACTCGGCTTTCGGCAACGATTCCCTGAGCGCATTGACCGGCGGCAAGGCGGCCGTGGTCGCACCTGCAGCGACGCCGGTCAACCCGTTCGCCAAACCTGCTGCCGCCGCGCCGACCCCTGCCCCGGCTGCGTCTCGCGGTTTGCTCAATAGCCCGCCGGTCAAGGCACCGGGCGCTGCTTCCGCTCCCGCCAGCGGTCGGGGTCAAGGCCAGCTGCGTTTGCCAAGCGGCATTCAGCAGTGCGTGATCAAAGCCTTGAGCATCAAGGAAGCGCTGCTGGTGGTAAAGCGCACCGACACGCTGCCGCAAGTCCTCGACAGCGCCGTGCTGGACCTGGAGCAGGGCGACAACGCTGAAGTCGCCCGCCTCAATGGCTACTTGCACGCCATTGTCGCGTTTGAGCCGAAACCTGACAGCGACTGGCTGCAACTGACCTTCCGCTTTGTGGATCAGGATGCGCAGAAGCTCGACTACATCTCCCGATTGATCGCACGTGGCACGGCGCAGAAGCATTTCGTCCCAGGCGCGTAA